In Ovis aries strain OAR_USU_Benz2616 breed Rambouillet chromosome 13, ARS-UI_Ramb_v3.0, whole genome shotgun sequence, the following are encoded in one genomic region:
- the ADNP gene encoding activity-dependent neuroprotector homeobox protein isoform X2 — protein sequence MFQLPVNNLGSLRKARKTVKKILSDIGLEYCKEHIEDFKQFEPNDFYLKNTTWEDVGLWDPSLTKNQDYRTKPFCCSACPFSSKFFSAYKSHFRNVHSEDFENRILLNCPYCTFNADKKTLETHIKIFHAPNASAPSSSLSTFKDKSKSDGLKPKQADSVEQAVYYCKKCTYRDPLYEIVRKHIYREHFQHVAAPYIAKAGEKSLNGAVPLGANAREESSIHCKRCLFMPKSYEALVQHVIEDHERIGYQVTAMIGHTNVVVPRSKPLMLIAPKPQEKKGMGLQSRIGSLASGNVRSLPSQQMVNRLSIPKPNLNSTGVNMMSNVHLQQNNYGVKSVGQGYGVGQSMRLGLGGNAPVSIPQQSQSVKQLLPSGNGRSYGLGSEQRTQAPARYSLQSPNAPPLSSGQLKSPSLSQSQASRVLGQSSSKPTAAATGPPPPNTSSTQKWKICTICNELFPENVYSVHFEKEHKAEKVPAVANYIMKIHNFTSKCLYCNRYLPTDTLLNHMLIHGLSCPYCRSTFNDVEKMAAHMRMVHVDEEMGPKTDSTLSFDLTLQQGSHTNIHLLVTTYNLRDAPAESVAYHAQNNPPIPPKPQPKVQEKADIPVKSSPQAAVPYKKDVGKTLCPLCFSILKGPISDALAHHLRERHQVIQTVHPVEKKLTYKCIHCLGVYTSNMTASTITLHLVHCRGVGKAQNGQDKTNAPSRLNQSPGLAPVKRTYEQMEFPLLKKRKLDEDSDSPGFFEEKPEEPVVLALDPKGHEDDSYEARKSFLTKYFNKQPYPTRREIEKLAASLWLWKSDIASHFSNKRKKCVRDCEKYKPGVLLGFNMKELNKVKHEMDFDAEWLFENHDEKDSRVNASKTADKKLNLGKEDDSSSDSFENLEEESNGSDSPFDPVFEVEPKIPNDNPEEHIPKVISEDALETEKLDQKEEDGSKYETIHLTEEPTKLMHDASDSEVDQDDVVEWKDGASPSESGPGSQQVSDFEDNTCEMKTGTWSDESSQSEDARSSKPAAKKKASVQGDREQLKWKNSSYGKVEGFWSKDQSQWKNATENDERLSNPQIEWQNSTIDSEDGEQFDNMTDGVADPMHGSLTGVKLSSQQA from the exons ATGTTCCAACTTCCTGTCAACAATCTTGGCAGTTTAAGAAAAGCCCGgaaaactgtgaaaaaaataCTTAGTGACATTGGGTTGGAATACTGTAAAGAACACATAGAA GACTTTAAACAGTTTGAACCTAATgacttttatttgaaaaacacTACATGGGAGGATGTAGGACTATGGGACCCTTCGCTTACAAAAAACCAG gACTATCGGACAAAACCTTTTTGCTGCAGCGCTTGcccattttcttcaaaatttttctctgcCTACAAAAGTCATTTCCGGAATGTCCATAGTGAAGACTTTGAAAATAGGATTCTTCTTAATTGCCCCTACTGTACGTTCAATGCAGACAAAAAGACTTTGGaaacacacattaaaatatttcatgctCCAAACGCCAGCGCACCAAGTAGCAGCCTCAGCACTTtcaaagataaaagcaaaagtgATGGCCTTAAACCTAAGCAGGCTGACAGTGTAGAGCAAGCTGTTTATTACTGTAAGAAGTGCACTTATCGAGATCCTCTTTATGAAATAGTTAGGAAGCACATTTACAGGGAACATTTTCAGCATGTGGCAGCACCTTACATAgcaaaggcaggagaaaaatCACTCAATGGTGCAGTCCCCTTAGGCGCAAATGCCCGGGAGGAAAGCAGTATTCACTGCAAGCGCTGCCTTTTCATGCCGAAGTCTTATGAAGCTCTGGTCCAGCATGTCATCGAGGACCACGAGCGCATAGGCTACCAGGTCACTGCCATGATCGGCCACACGAATGTGGTGGTGCCCCGGTCCAAGCCCCTGATGCTGATTGCTCCCAAGCCTCAAGAGAAGAAGGGCATGGGGCTCCAATCGAGAATTGGTTCCCTTGCTTCTGGAAACGTACGGTCTTTGccatcacagcagatggtgaacAGACTCTCAATACCAAAGCCTAACTTAAATTCCACAGGTGTCAACATGATGTCCAATGTCCACCTACAGCAGAACAACTACGGAGTCAAATCCGTAGGCCAGGGCTATGGCGTTGGTCAGTCAATGAGACTGGGGCTGGGTGGCAATGCACCGGTCTCCATTCCTCAGCAGTCTCAGTCTGTGAAGCAGTTACTTCCAAGTGGAAATGGAAGATCTTACGGTCTTGGGTCAGAGCAGAGGACCCAGGCACCAGCAAGATACTCACTGCAGTCTCCGAATGCCCCGCCTCTCTCTTCAGGCCAGTTAAAGTCTCCATCCCTCTCCCAGTCACAGGCATCCAGAGTATTAGGTCAGTCCAGCTCCAAGCCAACTGCAGCTGCCACTGGCCCTCCACCACCCAATACTTCCTCAACCCAGAAGTGGAAAATATGTACAATCTGTAATGAGCTTTTTCCTGAAAATGTATATAGCGTGCACTTCGAAAAAGAACATAAAGCTGAGAAAGTCCCAGCAGTAGCCAACTACATTATGAAAATACACAATTTCACTAGCAAATGCCTTTACTGTAATCGCTATTTGCCCACAGACACTCTGCTCAACCATATGCTAATTCATGGTCTGTCGTGTCCCTATTGCCGGTCAACCTTCAATGACGTGGAAAAGATGGCGGCTCACATGCGGATGGTACACGTGGACGAAGAGATGGGACCTAAAACAGATTCCACTCTGAGTTTTGATTTGACATTGCAGCAGGGTAGTCACACTAACATCCATCTCCTTGTAACCACGTATAACCTGAGGGATGCTCCTGCCGAGTCTGTTGCTTACCATGCCCAAAATAACCCACCCATCCCTCCAAAGCCACAGCCAAAAGTGCAGGAAAAGGCAGATATTCCTGTTAAAAGCTCACCTCAGGCTGCAGTGCCCTATAAGAAAGATGTTGGGAAAACCCTTTGCCCTCTTTGCTTTTCAATCCTGAAAGGACCCATATCCGACGCACTTGCACATCACTTACGAGAGAGGCACCAGGTGATTCAGACAGTCCATCCGGTGGAGAAGAAACTCACCTACAAGTGCATCCACTGCCTCGGCGTGTACACCAGCAACATGACCGCCTCGACCATCACCCTGCACCTGGTCCACTGCAGGGGCGTGGGCAAGGCCCAGAACGGCCAGGACAAGACAAATGCACCTTCGCGGCTGAACCAGTCCCCCGGCCTGGCACCTGTGAAGCGCACTTACGAGCAAATGGAGTTCCCCTTGCTGAAGAAGCGAAAGTTAGATGAAGATAGCGATTCACCCGGCTTCTTTGAAGAGAAGCCTGAGGAGCCTGTTGTTTTAGCTTTAGACCCTAAGGGTCATGAAGATGATTCCTATGAAGCCAGGAAAAGCTTCCtaacaaaatatttcaacaaaCAACCTTATCCCACCAGGAGAGAAATTGAGAAGCTGGCGGCAAGCTTATGGTTGTGGAAGAGTGACATTGCTTCCCATTTTAGTAACAAGAGGAAGAAGTGTGTCAGAGACTGTGAAAAGTACAAGCCTGGTGTGTTACTGGGCTTCAACATGAAAGAGTTAAACAAAGTTAAGCATGAGATGGATTTTGATGCTGAGTGGCTATTTGAAAATCATGATGAGAAGGATTCCAGAGTCAATGCTAGTAAAACAGCAGACAAAAAGCTCAATCTTGGGAAGGAAGATGACAGTTCCTCAGACAGTTTTGAAAATTTGGAGGAAGAATCCAATGGGAGTGATAGCCCTTTTGACCCTGTTTTTGAAGTTGAGCCTAAAATCCCTAATGATAACCCAGAGGAACACATACCGAAGGTAATTTCTGAAGATGCTTTAGAAACTGAGAAGCTAGACCAAAAAGAGGAGGATGGTTCAAAATATGAAACTATTCATTTGACTGAGGAGCCAACCAAACTAATGCATGATGCCTCTGATAGTGAGGTTGACCAAGATGATGTTGTTGAGTGGAAAGATGGTGCTTCTCCATCTGAGAGTGGCCCCGGTTCCCAACAGGTGTCAGACTTTGAGGACAACACGTGTGAGATGAAAACAGGAACCTGGTCCGATGAGTCTTCCCAGAGTGAAGACGCGAGGAGCAGTAAGCCAGCTGCCAAAAAAAAGGCTTCCGTGCAAGGTGACAGAGAGCAGTTGAAGTGGAAGAATAGTTCCTATGGAAAAGTTGAAGGGTTTTGGTCCAAGGACCAGTCACAGTGGAAGAATGCAACTGAAAATGATGAGCGCTTATCCAACCCACAGATTGAGTGGCAGAACAGCACAATTGACAGTGAGGATGGGGAGCAGTTTGACAACATGACTGATGGGGTGGCTGACCCGATGCACGGCAGCTTGACGGGGGTTAAACTGAGCAGCCAGCAGGCTTAA
- the ADNP gene encoding activity-dependent neuroprotector homeobox protein isoform X1 — protein sequence MLLLASETMFQLPVNNLGSLRKARKTVKKILSDIGLEYCKEHIEDFKQFEPNDFYLKNTTWEDVGLWDPSLTKNQDYRTKPFCCSACPFSSKFFSAYKSHFRNVHSEDFENRILLNCPYCTFNADKKTLETHIKIFHAPNASAPSSSLSTFKDKSKSDGLKPKQADSVEQAVYYCKKCTYRDPLYEIVRKHIYREHFQHVAAPYIAKAGEKSLNGAVPLGANAREESSIHCKRCLFMPKSYEALVQHVIEDHERIGYQVTAMIGHTNVVVPRSKPLMLIAPKPQEKKGMGLQSRIGSLASGNVRSLPSQQMVNRLSIPKPNLNSTGVNMMSNVHLQQNNYGVKSVGQGYGVGQSMRLGLGGNAPVSIPQQSQSVKQLLPSGNGRSYGLGSEQRTQAPARYSLQSPNAPPLSSGQLKSPSLSQSQASRVLGQSSSKPTAAATGPPPPNTSSTQKWKICTICNELFPENVYSVHFEKEHKAEKVPAVANYIMKIHNFTSKCLYCNRYLPTDTLLNHMLIHGLSCPYCRSTFNDVEKMAAHMRMVHVDEEMGPKTDSTLSFDLTLQQGSHTNIHLLVTTYNLRDAPAESVAYHAQNNPPIPPKPQPKVQEKADIPVKSSPQAAVPYKKDVGKTLCPLCFSILKGPISDALAHHLRERHQVIQTVHPVEKKLTYKCIHCLGVYTSNMTASTITLHLVHCRGVGKAQNGQDKTNAPSRLNQSPGLAPVKRTYEQMEFPLLKKRKLDEDSDSPGFFEEKPEEPVVLALDPKGHEDDSYEARKSFLTKYFNKQPYPTRREIEKLAASLWLWKSDIASHFSNKRKKCVRDCEKYKPGVLLGFNMKELNKVKHEMDFDAEWLFENHDEKDSRVNASKTADKKLNLGKEDDSSSDSFENLEEESNGSDSPFDPVFEVEPKIPNDNPEEHIPKVISEDALETEKLDQKEEDGSKYETIHLTEEPTKLMHDASDSEVDQDDVVEWKDGASPSESGPGSQQVSDFEDNTCEMKTGTWSDESSQSEDARSSKPAAKKKASVQGDREQLKWKNSSYGKVEGFWSKDQSQWKNATENDERLSNPQIEWQNSTIDSEDGEQFDNMTDGVADPMHGSLTGVKLSSQQA from the exons ATGCTGCTTTTGGCCTCAG aaaCTATGTTCCAACTTCCTGTCAACAATCTTGGCAGTTTAAGAAAAGCCCGgaaaactgtgaaaaaaataCTTAGTGACATTGGGTTGGAATACTGTAAAGAACACATAGAA GACTTTAAACAGTTTGAACCTAATgacttttatttgaaaaacacTACATGGGAGGATGTAGGACTATGGGACCCTTCGCTTACAAAAAACCAG gACTATCGGACAAAACCTTTTTGCTGCAGCGCTTGcccattttcttcaaaatttttctctgcCTACAAAAGTCATTTCCGGAATGTCCATAGTGAAGACTTTGAAAATAGGATTCTTCTTAATTGCCCCTACTGTACGTTCAATGCAGACAAAAAGACTTTGGaaacacacattaaaatatttcatgctCCAAACGCCAGCGCACCAAGTAGCAGCCTCAGCACTTtcaaagataaaagcaaaagtgATGGCCTTAAACCTAAGCAGGCTGACAGTGTAGAGCAAGCTGTTTATTACTGTAAGAAGTGCACTTATCGAGATCCTCTTTATGAAATAGTTAGGAAGCACATTTACAGGGAACATTTTCAGCATGTGGCAGCACCTTACATAgcaaaggcaggagaaaaatCACTCAATGGTGCAGTCCCCTTAGGCGCAAATGCCCGGGAGGAAAGCAGTATTCACTGCAAGCGCTGCCTTTTCATGCCGAAGTCTTATGAAGCTCTGGTCCAGCATGTCATCGAGGACCACGAGCGCATAGGCTACCAGGTCACTGCCATGATCGGCCACACGAATGTGGTGGTGCCCCGGTCCAAGCCCCTGATGCTGATTGCTCCCAAGCCTCAAGAGAAGAAGGGCATGGGGCTCCAATCGAGAATTGGTTCCCTTGCTTCTGGAAACGTACGGTCTTTGccatcacagcagatggtgaacAGACTCTCAATACCAAAGCCTAACTTAAATTCCACAGGTGTCAACATGATGTCCAATGTCCACCTACAGCAGAACAACTACGGAGTCAAATCCGTAGGCCAGGGCTATGGCGTTGGTCAGTCAATGAGACTGGGGCTGGGTGGCAATGCACCGGTCTCCATTCCTCAGCAGTCTCAGTCTGTGAAGCAGTTACTTCCAAGTGGAAATGGAAGATCTTACGGTCTTGGGTCAGAGCAGAGGACCCAGGCACCAGCAAGATACTCACTGCAGTCTCCGAATGCCCCGCCTCTCTCTTCAGGCCAGTTAAAGTCTCCATCCCTCTCCCAGTCACAGGCATCCAGAGTATTAGGTCAGTCCAGCTCCAAGCCAACTGCAGCTGCCACTGGCCCTCCACCACCCAATACTTCCTCAACCCAGAAGTGGAAAATATGTACAATCTGTAATGAGCTTTTTCCTGAAAATGTATATAGCGTGCACTTCGAAAAAGAACATAAAGCTGAGAAAGTCCCAGCAGTAGCCAACTACATTATGAAAATACACAATTTCACTAGCAAATGCCTTTACTGTAATCGCTATTTGCCCACAGACACTCTGCTCAACCATATGCTAATTCATGGTCTGTCGTGTCCCTATTGCCGGTCAACCTTCAATGACGTGGAAAAGATGGCGGCTCACATGCGGATGGTACACGTGGACGAAGAGATGGGACCTAAAACAGATTCCACTCTGAGTTTTGATTTGACATTGCAGCAGGGTAGTCACACTAACATCCATCTCCTTGTAACCACGTATAACCTGAGGGATGCTCCTGCCGAGTCTGTTGCTTACCATGCCCAAAATAACCCACCCATCCCTCCAAAGCCACAGCCAAAAGTGCAGGAAAAGGCAGATATTCCTGTTAAAAGCTCACCTCAGGCTGCAGTGCCCTATAAGAAAGATGTTGGGAAAACCCTTTGCCCTCTTTGCTTTTCAATCCTGAAAGGACCCATATCCGACGCACTTGCACATCACTTACGAGAGAGGCACCAGGTGATTCAGACAGTCCATCCGGTGGAGAAGAAACTCACCTACAAGTGCATCCACTGCCTCGGCGTGTACACCAGCAACATGACCGCCTCGACCATCACCCTGCACCTGGTCCACTGCAGGGGCGTGGGCAAGGCCCAGAACGGCCAGGACAAGACAAATGCACCTTCGCGGCTGAACCAGTCCCCCGGCCTGGCACCTGTGAAGCGCACTTACGAGCAAATGGAGTTCCCCTTGCTGAAGAAGCGAAAGTTAGATGAAGATAGCGATTCACCCGGCTTCTTTGAAGAGAAGCCTGAGGAGCCTGTTGTTTTAGCTTTAGACCCTAAGGGTCATGAAGATGATTCCTATGAAGCCAGGAAAAGCTTCCtaacaaaatatttcaacaaaCAACCTTATCCCACCAGGAGAGAAATTGAGAAGCTGGCGGCAAGCTTATGGTTGTGGAAGAGTGACATTGCTTCCCATTTTAGTAACAAGAGGAAGAAGTGTGTCAGAGACTGTGAAAAGTACAAGCCTGGTGTGTTACTGGGCTTCAACATGAAAGAGTTAAACAAAGTTAAGCATGAGATGGATTTTGATGCTGAGTGGCTATTTGAAAATCATGATGAGAAGGATTCCAGAGTCAATGCTAGTAAAACAGCAGACAAAAAGCTCAATCTTGGGAAGGAAGATGACAGTTCCTCAGACAGTTTTGAAAATTTGGAGGAAGAATCCAATGGGAGTGATAGCCCTTTTGACCCTGTTTTTGAAGTTGAGCCTAAAATCCCTAATGATAACCCAGAGGAACACATACCGAAGGTAATTTCTGAAGATGCTTTAGAAACTGAGAAGCTAGACCAAAAAGAGGAGGATGGTTCAAAATATGAAACTATTCATTTGACTGAGGAGCCAACCAAACTAATGCATGATGCCTCTGATAGTGAGGTTGACCAAGATGATGTTGTTGAGTGGAAAGATGGTGCTTCTCCATCTGAGAGTGGCCCCGGTTCCCAACAGGTGTCAGACTTTGAGGACAACACGTGTGAGATGAAAACAGGAACCTGGTCCGATGAGTCTTCCCAGAGTGAAGACGCGAGGAGCAGTAAGCCAGCTGCCAAAAAAAAGGCTTCCGTGCAAGGTGACAGAGAGCAGTTGAAGTGGAAGAATAGTTCCTATGGAAAAGTTGAAGGGTTTTGGTCCAAGGACCAGTCACAGTGGAAGAATGCAACTGAAAATGATGAGCGCTTATCCAACCCACAGATTGAGTGGCAGAACAGCACAATTGACAGTGAGGATGGGGAGCAGTTTGACAACATGACTGATGGGGTGGCTGACCCGATGCACGGCAGCTTGACGGGGGTTAAACTGAGCAGCCAGCAGGCTTAA